The sequence CCATCGGCCCTTTCCGACAACGCAACCGGCCGCGGATACGCTGGGTCGATTTCTACCGGGAGATGCGGGTGCTCGACTTTGCCGCCAAGGCCTTCGACGAGGGGCAGATCGATAAAGCACTGCTGGGGCGCATCGAAAAACTGGCCGCCGATTTCGAGCAGTTTCTGGACGAGCCCGAACACTCCTCTTTGCTGCACGGCGACGTCTGGGGCGGGAACGTCCTGACGCAGAACAACCGCCTGGCCGCCTTTATCGACCCCGCCTGCTACTACGGCCACTTCGAAATGGAACTCGCTTTTATCGGGATGTTCCACACCTTCGGCGAAGCGTTCTACGCGCGTTACCGGGAACACCGCCCCATCCCGGAGGGCTTTTTCGAACAGCGGGCCGATCTCTACCGCATCTTCCCCTACCTTGTGCACATCCGCGCCTTCGGCGGCGGCTACCTGCCGGGACTAGAGGCTATCCTCCGGCGCGTCGGCTACTGACCAGAGCGTCTCTTTGCGCAGGAGCTGGCGGTTTTTCCGGAAGCTCTGGTGTACCCGGTCCAGAATCCGCAGCAGTGCCCCCGCCGTATCGATGGCAAAGGGGCCCTTGTTGAGCATGACACACTCCGCCCGCCCCGCCATCGCCGCGTCCGTGATCTCGGCGCGGCTGGGGAGATTGTTCTTCATCTGGCTCTCGAGCACCTGCGTCGCCCAGATCACGGGGAGGTGCGCCGCGCTGCAGAGATCGAGCAGGCTCTCCTGGATCGCGGCGAGGTTCTCGAAGCCCGTCTCGATCGCCAGGTCCCCCCGGGCGATCATCACCCCGCTTTTCTCCCACACCAGCAGCTGCTCC is a genomic window of Sulfurimonas sp. HSL1-2 containing:
- a CDS encoding fructosamine kinase family protein translates to MGVRTIRLGNNSVATIDLETAEDGTQRIVKSSEDPFALEAEATMLEHLRPYLRVPEVFEQSAGRLVMEYIPNDAACNGACEEEIADALAHLHSIPAQGVFGFGSDTTIGPFRQRNRPRIRWVDFYREMRVLDFAAKAFDEGQIDKALLGRIEKLAADFEQFLDEPEHSSLLHGDVWGGNVLTQNNRLAAFIDPACYYGHFEMELAFIGMFHTFGEAFYARYREHRPIPEGFFEQRADLYRIFPYLVHIRAFGGGYLPGLEAILRRVGY